The Triticum dicoccoides isolate Atlit2015 ecotype Zavitan chromosome 6A, WEW_v2.0, whole genome shotgun sequence genome has a window encoding:
- the LOC119317062 gene encoding (+)-neomenthol dehydrogenase-like encodes MDCSSSKETPPHKAWWTGETVAVVTGANRGIGHALAARLAEQGLSVVLTARDEARGEAAAAELRARGLPSVRFRRLDVTDSASVAAFASWIRDDVGGLDILVNNAGVSFNEIDTNSVEHAETVLKTNFYGAKMLIEALLPLFRRSSGTSRILNLSSQLGLLNKVRDPSLRSMLLDEGRLTEQQVEAMASRFLAQVKDGTWQDHGWPAVWTDYAVSKLALNAYSRLLAARLRGAVAVNCFCPGFTRTDMTRGWGKRTAEEAGRVAAGLALLPPADLPTGKFFKWSTPQLYSKL; translated from the exons ATGGACTGCTCTAGTTCCAAAGAGACGCCACCGCACAA GGCGTGGTGGACCGGCGAGACGGTGGCGGTGGTGACGGGGGCCAACCGTGGCATTGGGCACGCGCTGGCCGCGCGCCTGGCGGAGCAGGGGCTGTCCGTGGTGCTCACGGCGCGGGACGAGGCCCgcggggaggccgccgccgccgagctccgcGCCAGGGGTCTCCCGTCCGTGCGGTTCCGCCGCCTCGACGTCACCGACTCCGCCTCTGTCGCCGCCTTCGCCTCCTGGATCCGCGACGATGTCGGCGGCCTCGACATTCTG GTGAACAATGCCGGGGTATCGTTCAACGAGATCGACACCAACTCGGTGGAGCATGCTGAGACGGTCCTCAAGACCAACTTTTACGGAGCCAAGATGCTCATCGAGGCGCTCCTGCCCCTTTTCCGTCGATCCTCTGGGACCAGCCGGATCCTGAACCTCAGCTCCCAGCTTGGCCTTCTCAAT AAGGTGAGGGACCCGTCGTTGAGGAGCATGCTGCTGGACGAGGGCAGGCTGACGGAGCAGCAGGTCGAGGCCATGGCGTCGCGGTTCCTGGCGCAGGTGAAGGACGGGACGTGGCAGGACCACGGGTGGCCGGCCGTGTGGACGGACTACGCGGTCTCCAAGCTGGCCCTcaacgcctactcccgcctcctcgCCGCGCGGCTGCGGGGGGCCGTAGCTGTCAACTGCTTCTGCCCCGGGTTCACGCGGACAGACATGACGCGGGGGTGGGGCAAGCGCACCGCCGAGGAGGCCGGCCGCGTCGCCGCGGGGCTCGCGCTGCTGCCCCCCGCCGACCTCCCCACAGGCAAGTTCTTCAAGTGGTCCACGCCGCAGCTCTACTCCAAGCTCTGA